One Candidatus Nitrososphaera evergladensis SR1 genomic window carries:
- a CDS encoding AbrB/MazE/SpoVT family DNA-binding domain-containing protein: protein MQKVKVSPKGQVVIPKPLRDKFGIRKGDEVVVKESRRGILVMKREEDPLKAMIGLFEGKANRPSTEMVREIRKQSEARIKKEAKKDQAVREG, encoded by the coding sequence ATGCAAAAGGTGAAGGTATCTCCAAAGGGACAGGTGGTGATCCCAAAACCACTCAGGGACAAATTTGGAATACGCAAAGGCGACGAGGTGGTGGTGAAGGAAAGCAGAAGAGGCATACTAGTCATGAAAAGAGAAGAAGATCCGCTAAAGGCGATGATAGGGTTGTTTGAAGGAAAAGCTAACAGGCCATCAACTGAGATGGTGCGAGAGATTAGGAAGCAATCAGAGGCAAGAATAAAGAAGGAAGCAAAAAAAGATCAGGCAGTTAGAGAAGGATAA
- a CDS encoding phosphomannose isomerase type II C-terminal cupin domain, which translates to MISTETRPWGHFERFTLNEPCTVKLVYVDGDKRLSLQYHNNRSEFWKVVKGPVKVQIGEEKKLLQTGDTITIPKGTVHRLEGAGTDAIILEISKGDFDETDIVRIEDDYKRA; encoded by the coding sequence GTGATCTCTACTGAAACGCGCCCGTGGGGCCACTTTGAACGTTTTACACTTAACGAACCTTGCACTGTCAAGCTGGTATATGTTGATGGCGACAAGCGCCTCAGCCTTCAGTACCACAACAACCGCTCTGAATTCTGGAAGGTGGTCAAGGGCCCGGTGAAAGTACAGATAGGTGAAGAAAAAAAACTGTTGCAGACAGGTGACACCATTACTATACCAAAGGGCACAGTTCACAGGCTAGAGGGAGCAGGGACAGATGCCATCATACTAGAGATCTCCAAGGGAGACTTTGACGAGACTGACATTGTAAGAATAGAGGATGACTACAAGAGAGCCTGA